The following proteins are encoded in a genomic region of Hyla sarda isolate aHylSar1 chromosome 3, aHylSar1.hap1, whole genome shotgun sequence:
- the POLR2H gene encoding DNA-directed RNA polymerases I, II, and III subunit RPABC3, whose amino-acid sequence MAGILFEDIFDVKDIDPEGRKFDRVSRLHCESESFKMDLILDVNIQVYPVDLGDKFRLVIANTLYEDGTLDDGEYNPNDDRPSRADQFEYVMYGKVYRIEGDETSTEAATRLSAYVSYGGLLMRLQGDANNLHGFEVDSRIYLMMKKLAF is encoded by the exons ATGGCTGGAATTCTGTTTGAAGATATCTTTGATGTGAAGGATATCGATCCTGAAGGACGAAAGTTTGATAGAG TTTCAAGGCTACACTGTGAAAGCGAGTCCTTTAAAATGGATCTGATTCTTGATGTGAATATACAAGTTTATCCTGTGGATCTGG GTGATAAATTCCGtttggtaattgccaatacccTTTATGAGGATGGAACCTTAGATGATGGTGAATACAATCCTAATGATGACCGACCTTCCAG AGCTGACCAGTTTGAATATGTTATGTATGGAAAAGTTTATCGGATAGAAGGAGATGAAACATCCACTGAAGCTGCCACTCGTTT aTCTGCATATGTATCATATGGTGGTTTGCTAATGAGATTACAGGGAGACGCTAATAACCTGCATGGATTTGAAGTCGACTCCCGCATTTACCTTATGATGAAGAAACTTGCCTTCTGA